Proteins from a genomic interval of Gossypium hirsutum isolate 1008001.06 chromosome A09, Gossypium_hirsutum_v2.1, whole genome shotgun sequence:
- the LOC107893731 gene encoding ABC transporter B family member 15, protein MADERKTIKEVESSPLKKKNRCIRSIFMHADNVDRFLMAAGFIGGVVDGTVAPLMIYLNGRLFNNLDDAAADMLTRNVHHVALLLILTACWGWVGCFIEGFCWTRTSERQATRMRSRYLKAILRQDVGYFDLNVTSIAEVVTSVSNDSLIIQEVISEKIPHLIARGTSFIGAYIIAFLVLWKLALVIFPFVLLLVISSLIYGKILLSLARKTQMEYKLASTIAEQAISSIRTVYAFVGENKTSIKFSEALQGCVKLGLKQGWAKGLALGSSGITHLIWAFVTYYGSRLIMYHGAKGGTIYIVGTCITFGGHYLVASLSTLKPLFEACSAAKRINEVIKRIPKIDLGNMEGEILDNVIGEIEFKQVEFAYPSRLENIIFKDFSLKIPAGKAVALVGSSGSGKSTVISLLQRFYDPIGGDIALDGVPINKLQLKWFRSQMGLVSQEPTLYATTIKENILFGKEDAEMDEIIEAAKASNAHNFISELPQGYDTQVGERGIQLSGGQKQRIAIARAIIKAPKILLLDEATSALDSESECIVQEALDKASVGHTTIIIAHRLSTIRHADLIAVIQDGQVTETGSHDELMGNEMGLYSMLVQLQHTEQEQVKGKGDKDLSTNAIDINNASSHRLSLASRTSSANSVAANHSSPCEEMNVEDKKLPAPSFKRLLAMNLPEWKEATLGCLGAVLYGAVQPLSAFTMGLMISMFFLSDHGEIKEKAKVYALSFLGIGLFSLIINVIQHYNFAYMGEHLTKRIREGMLSKILTFEVGWFDQDENSSGTVCSRLAKDASVVRSLVGDRMSLLMQTISGVTLACVMGLFLSWRLALVMIVLQPLIIFSLYTRMVLLKSMSKKAIKAQQDSSKLAADAVSNHRTITAFSSQDRILKMMEKAYEGPRKESVRQSWFTGLGFGSAQFLTACIVAFNFWYGGKLISQGYISSEALIQTFLILVSTGLVVAEAASMTSDLVKSSEVVASLFAILDHCTRIGPDDSNGYVAEEITGHVEIHDVDFAYPARPNVIILKNFSFTFEAGRSTALVGQSGSGKSTIISLIERFYDPLKGVVKIDGRDIKSYNLRTLRKHIALVSQEPTLFVGTIRENILYGAADETGESEVIEAAKAANAHDFIAGLANGYETCCGDRGVQLSGGQKQRIAIARAVLKKPTILLLDEATSALDSKSEKVVQEALERLMVGRTSVVVAHRLSTIQNCNLIAVLEQGKVVEKGNHSSLLAKGSTGAYYSLVNLQRKKP, encoded by the exons ATGGCAGATGAGAGAAAGACCATTAAAGAGGTCGAAAGTAGTCCtttgaagaagaaaaacagaTGCATACGATCCATATTCATGCATGCAGATAACGTGGATAGGTTTTTGATGGCTGCTGGTTTCATCGGAGGAGTTGTCGATGGCACTGTTGCACCCTTGATGATATATTTGAATGGCCGTTTGTTTAATAATCTTGATGATGCAGCTGCTGATATGCTCACCCGCAACGTTCACCAC GTTGCATTGTTACTGATTTTGACGGCTTGCTGGGGATGGGTTGGGTGTTTCATAG AAGGATTTTGCTGGACAAGAACAAGTGAAAGACAAGCCACAAGAATGAGAAGTAGATATTTGAAAGCTATTCTAAGGCAAGATGTAGGTTACTTTGATTTGAACGTAACTAGCATAGCTGAAGTAGTCACAAGCGTTTCCAACGATAGTCTCATAATTCAAGAAGTTATCAGTGAAAAG ATTCCACACTTGATTGCCAGAGGTACTTCATTTATTGGAGCTTACATAATAGCTTTTCTGGTACTGTGGAAATTAGCTCTTGTGATTTTTCCATTTGTACTGTTGCTGGTGATTTCTAGTTTAATATATGGGAAGATTTTACTGAGTCTGGCAAGGAAGACACAAATGGAGTATAAgttggcaagcacaatagcagaACAGGCAATATCTTCAATAAGAACTGTTTATGCCTTTGTTGGTGAAAACAAAACCTCCATTAAGTTCTCTGAAGCTCTACAAGGATGTGTGAAATTGGGGTTGAAGCAAGGGTGGGCAAAAGGTTTGGCCCTTGGAAGCAGTGGTATTACTCACCTTATTTGGGCTTTCGTTACTTACTATGGTAGCAGATTGATCATGTATCATGGAGCCAAGGGAGGAACTATTTACATAGTGGGCACCTGTATTACTTTTGGTGGACA CTACCTTGTTGCTAGTTTATCTACCTTGAAGCCTTTATTTGAAGCATGTTCAGCTGCAAAGCGTATAAATGAAGTGATTAAAAGAATCCCAAAGATTGATTTAGGCAATATGGAAGGGGAAATTTTGGATAATGTTATAGGAGAAATTGAATTCAAACAAGTTGAGTTTGCATATCCGTCGAGGCTTGAGAACATAATTTTCAAGGATTTTAGTCTCAAAATTCCAGCAGGCAAGGCTGTAGCCTTGGTAGGCAGTAGTGGATCAGGAAAATCCACAGTGATTTCCTTGTTGCAAAGGTTTTATGACCCAATTGGAGGAGACATAGCTCTTGATGGGGTTCCTATTAATAAATTGCAGCTCAAGTGGTTTAGGTCACAAATGGGATTGGTCAGTCAAGAGCCTACACTATATGCAACCACCATTAAAGAGAACATACTTTTTGGCAAGGAAGATGCTGAAATGGACGAGATTATTGAAGCTGCTAAAGCTTCCAATGCCCATAATTTCATATCAGAGTTGCCTCAAGGATATGACACACAG GTTGGGGAGAGAGGGATTCAATTGTCTGGTGGCCAAAAACAGAGAATTGCCATAGCAAGAGCTATAATAAAAGCACCCAAAATCCTTCTCCTTGATGAGGCAACAAGTGCATTAGACTCCGAATCCGAATGTATTGTGCAAGAAGCTCTTGATAAGGCCTCGGTCGGGCATACAACAATAATCATTGCACACCGcctttctaccattagacatgcAGATTTAATTGCAGTTATCCAAGATGGCCAAGTCACGGAAACTGGTTCACATGATGAGTTAATGGGAAACGAAATGGGCCTTTATTCCATGCTAGTGCAACTTCAACatacagaacaagaacaagtcaAGGGGAAAGGTGATAAAGATTTGTCTACCAATGCGATCGACATAAATAATGCTAGCAGTCATCGACTTTCTTTAGCAAGCCGAACAAGTTCAGCCAATTCAGTAGCAGCAAATCATTCTTCACCATGTGAAGAAATGAATGTTGAGGATAAAAAGTTGCCTGCACCATCTTTTAAGAGATTGTTGGCCATGAATTTACCAGAGTGGAAAGAAGCAACACTGGGATGCTTAGGTGCAGTCTTATATGGTGCAGTGCAACCACTTTCAGCTTTCACAATGGGATTAATGATATCAATGTTTTTTCTCTCAGATCATggtgaaattaaagaaaaagcaAAGGTTTATGCTTTGAGTTTTCTTGGGATTGGTTTGTTTTCACTTATAATTAATGTTATTCAGCATTATAATTTTGCTTACATGGGAGAGCACTTGACAAAGAGGATTAGAGAGGGGATGCTTTCAAAGATATTGACTTTTGAAGTTGGGTGGTTTGACCAAGATGAGAATTCTAGTGGCACTGTTTGCTCTAGGCTAGCGAAAGATGCCAGTGTG GTGAGATCTTTGGTGGGCGATCGGATGTCTCTTCTCATGCAAACCATCTCCGGTGTAACTCTAGCTTGCGTCATGGGGTTATTTCTTTCGTGGCGACTTGCCCTTGTGATGATAGTGCTCCAGCCACTCATTATCTTTAGCTTGTACACCCGAATGGTTTTACTCAAAAGCATGTCTAAGAAAGCCATCAAAGCACAACAAGATAGTAGCAAGCTTGCTGCTGATGCGGTGTCGAACCATCGAACCATCACCGCCTTCTCATCTCAAGACCGAATTTTGAAAATGATGGAAAAGGCTTATGAAGGTCCAAGAAAGGAGAGTGTTAGGCAATCTTGGTTTACAGGTCTTGGATTTGGATCAGCTCAATTTCTTACAGCATGCATTGTGGCTTTCAATTTTTGGTATGGTGGCAAACTCATCTCTCAGGGATATATCAGTTCGGAAGCTCTTATCCAAACATTCCTCATTTTGGTTAGCACTGGACTTGTCGTGGCTGAAGCTGCAAGCATGACATCGGACTTGGTCAAGAGTTCCGAGGTTGTTGCATCTTTGTTTGCTATCTTAGACCATTGTACAAGAATCGGACCCGATGACTCTAATGGTTACGTTGCCGAAGAAATTACAGGCCATGTAGAAATCCATGATGTCGATTTTGCATATCCCGCTAGGCCTAATGTGATCATCCTAAAGAACTTCTCATTCACTTTTGAAGCTGGAAGATCAACAGCATTGGTAGGACAAAGCGGTTCTGGAAAATCAACAATCATTAGTTTAATCGAGAGGTTTTACGATCCTCTCAAAGGAGTTGTGAAGATCGATGGTCGAGATATAAAGTCGTACAACCTAAGGACATTGAGGAAACACATAGCACTTGTTAGCCAGGAGCCAACATTGTTTGTTGGCACAATAAGAGAGAACATCTTATACGGAGCAGCCGATGAAACTGGTGAATCTGAAGTCATTGAAGCTGCTAAAGCAGCCAATGCCCACGATTTCATTGCAGGCCTTGCAAACGGTTACGAAACATGTTGCGGAGATAGAGGAGTGCAATTATCCGGTGGCCAAAAGCAACGGATCGCAATCGCCCGAGCAGTACTAAAAAAGCCTACAATCTTACTACTAGATGAAGCAACCAGCGCACTTGACAGTAAATCTGAGAAAGTGGTACAAGAGGCATTAGAGAGGTTAATGGTGGGGAGAACCAGTGTTGTTGTGGCACATAGGCTAAGCACCATTCAAAACTGTAATCTTATTGCAGTGTTAGAGCAAGGGAAAGTGGTGGAGAAAGGTAACCATTCATCTCTGTTAGCCAAGGGGTCAACGGGAGCTTACTACTCTTTGGTTAATCTTCAAAGAAAAAAACCATAA
- the LOC121206515 gene encoding paired amphipathic helix protein Sin3-like 2 has product MKAECEEQNEMAGGGGDGAAEGGEGGGEGSTSREAAKNVAAAKRYLKEITETFEDRKEKLVKFREVMKDFKTNRTDVAGVVERVKELFEGHNNLLKGFNFFLPMGYEITVDKHQPPPKKMIGFLEPKDFMRLIKERDKHVYWSFVDVLLRYQREQRDIIKLYMEVDALFSKDYPDLFDDFKRYLPSTFL; this is encoded by the exons ATGAAGGCTGAATG TGAAGAGCAAAACGAGATGGCTGGTGGAGGTGGTGATGGTGCAGCTGAAGGTGGCGAAGGCGGTGGAGAGGGAAGCACATCACGTGAAGCGGCTAAAAATGTCGCTGCCGCCAAAAGGTATCTGAAGGAAATAACGGAGACGTTTGAGGATCGAAAAGAGAAGTTGGTGAAGTTCCGTGAAGTCATGAAGGATTTCAAGACTAATAG GACGGACGTAGCTGGTGTGGTTGAGCGAGTGAAAGAGTTATTCGAAGGCCATAACAACTTGCTTAAGGGATTTAATTTCTTTTTGCCAATGGGATATGAAATTACCGTCGACAAACACCAGCCTCCTCCGAAAAAGATGATTGGATTTCTTGAACCAAAGGATTTTATGAGGCTAATAAAG GAACGTGATAAGCATGTTTATTGGTCATTTGTGGATGTATTACTTAGGTACCAAAGGGAGCAGAGGGACATAATTAAGCTCTATATGGAG GTTGATGCTCTTTTTTCGAAGGACTATCCAGATCTATTTGACGACTTCAAAAGATATTTACCATCTACTTTTCTCTAG
- the LOC121206516 gene encoding paired amphipathic helix protein Sin3-like 2 isoform X4, with protein sequence MKAESDRQDEMAGGVAAEGGGGGGEGSTSSEETRNAAKRYLKEVTETFADQQEKLVMFREVMNDFGTERTDVAGVVERVKELFKGHNNLLKGFNFFLPMGYEITVDKDEPPPEAMAGFPETLDFIRVVKVDALLSKDYPDLFVEFIRYLPPT encoded by the exons ATGAAGGCTGAATC TGACAGGCAAGACGAGATGGCTGGTGGTGTTGCAGCTGAAGGTGGCGGAGGCGGTGGAGAGGGAAGCACGTCAAGTGAAGAGACTAGAAATGCTGCCAAAAGGTATCTGAAGGAAGTGACGGAGACGTTTGCGGATCAACAAGAGAAATTGGTGATGTTCCGTGAAGTCATGAATGATTTTGGGACTGAGAG GACGGACGTAGCTGGTGTGGTTGAGCGAGTGAAAGAGTTATTCAAAGGCCATAACAACTTGCTTAAGGGATTTAATTTCTTTTTGCCAATGGGATATGAAATTACCGTCGACAAAGACGAGCCTCCTCCGGAAGCGATGGCTGGATTTCCTGAAACATTGGATTTTATAAGGGTAGTAAAG GTTGACGCTCTTTTATCGAAGGATTATCCAGATCTGTTTGTGGAGTTCATAAGATATCTACCACCTACTTGA
- the LOC121206516 gene encoding paired amphipathic helix protein Sin3-like 2 isoform X1 — protein MKAESDRQDEMAGGVAAEGGGGGGEGSTSSEETRNAAKRYLKEVTETFADQQEKLVMFREVMNDFGTERTDVAGVVERVKELFKGHNNLLKGFNFFLPMGYEITVDKDEPPPEAMAGFPETLDFIRVVKERDERLYRPFMDVIFRLTLFYRRIIQICLWSS, from the exons ATGAAGGCTGAATC TGACAGGCAAGACGAGATGGCTGGTGGTGTTGCAGCTGAAGGTGGCGGAGGCGGTGGAGAGGGAAGCACGTCAAGTGAAGAGACTAGAAATGCTGCCAAAAGGTATCTGAAGGAAGTGACGGAGACGTTTGCGGATCAACAAGAGAAATTGGTGATGTTCCGTGAAGTCATGAATGATTTTGGGACTGAGAG GACGGACGTAGCTGGTGTGGTTGAGCGAGTGAAAGAGTTATTCAAAGGCCATAACAACTTGCTTAAGGGATTTAATTTCTTTTTGCCAATGGGATATGAAATTACCGTCGACAAAGACGAGCCTCCTCCGGAAGCGATGGCTGGATTTCCTGAAACATTGGATTTTATAAGGGTAGTAAAG GAACGTGATGAGCGTCTTTACAGACCATTTATGGATGTAATATTTAG GTTGACGCTCTTTTATCGAAGGATTATCCAGATCTGTTTGTGGAGTTCATAA
- the LOC121206516 gene encoding paired amphipathic helix protein Sin3-like 2 isoform X2, translating into MKAESQDEMAGGVAAEGGGGGGEGSTSSEETRNAAKRYLKEVTETFADQQEKLVMFREVMNDFGTERTDVAGVVERVKELFKGHNNLLKGFNFFLPMGYEITVDKDEPPPEAMAGFPETLDFIRVVKERDERLYRPFMDVIFRLTLFYRRIIQICLWSS; encoded by the exons ATGAAGGCTGAATC GCAAGACGAGATGGCTGGTGGTGTTGCAGCTGAAGGTGGCGGAGGCGGTGGAGAGGGAAGCACGTCAAGTGAAGAGACTAGAAATGCTGCCAAAAGGTATCTGAAGGAAGTGACGGAGACGTTTGCGGATCAACAAGAGAAATTGGTGATGTTCCGTGAAGTCATGAATGATTTTGGGACTGAGAG GACGGACGTAGCTGGTGTGGTTGAGCGAGTGAAAGAGTTATTCAAAGGCCATAACAACTTGCTTAAGGGATTTAATTTCTTTTTGCCAATGGGATATGAAATTACCGTCGACAAAGACGAGCCTCCTCCGGAAGCGATGGCTGGATTTCCTGAAACATTGGATTTTATAAGGGTAGTAAAG GAACGTGATGAGCGTCTTTACAGACCATTTATGGATGTAATATTTAG GTTGACGCTCTTTTATCGAAGGATTATCCAGATCTGTTTGTGGAGTTCATAA
- the LOC121206516 gene encoding paired amphipathic helix protein Sin3-like 2 isoform X3 → MKAESDRQDEMAGGVAAEGGGGGGEGSTSSEETRNAAKRYLKEVTETFADQQEKLVMFREVMNDFGTERTDVAGVVERVKELFKGHNNLLKGFNFFLPMGYEITVDKDEPPPEAMAGFPETLDFIRVVKERDERLYRPFMDVIFRYWREHMDVIKLR, encoded by the exons ATGAAGGCTGAATC TGACAGGCAAGACGAGATGGCTGGTGGTGTTGCAGCTGAAGGTGGCGGAGGCGGTGGAGAGGGAAGCACGTCAAGTGAAGAGACTAGAAATGCTGCCAAAAGGTATCTGAAGGAAGTGACGGAGACGTTTGCGGATCAACAAGAGAAATTGGTGATGTTCCGTGAAGTCATGAATGATTTTGGGACTGAGAG GACGGACGTAGCTGGTGTGGTTGAGCGAGTGAAAGAGTTATTCAAAGGCCATAACAACTTGCTTAAGGGATTTAATTTCTTTTTGCCAATGGGATATGAAATTACCGTCGACAAAGACGAGCCTCCTCCGGAAGCGATGGCTGGATTTCCTGAAACATTGGATTTTATAAGGGTAGTAAAG GAACGTGATGAGCGTCTTTACAGACCATTTATGGATGTAATATTTAGGTACTGGAGGGAGCACATGGACGTAATTAAGCTCC GTTGA
- the LOC121206516 gene encoding paired amphipathic helix protein Sin3-like 2 isoform X5 gives MAGGVAAEGGGGGGEGSTSSEETRNAAKRYLKEVTETFADQQEKLVMFREVMNDFGTERTDVAGVVERVKELFKGHNNLLKGFNFFLPMGYEITVDKDEPPPEAMAGFPETLDFIRVVKERDERLYRPFMDVIFRLTLFYRRIIQICLWSS, from the exons ATGGCTGGTGGTGTTGCAGCTGAAGGTGGCGGAGGCGGTGGAGAGGGAAGCACGTCAAGTGAAGAGACTAGAAATGCTGCCAAAAGGTATCTGAAGGAAGTGACGGAGACGTTTGCGGATCAACAAGAGAAATTGGTGATGTTCCGTGAAGTCATGAATGATTTTGGGACTGAGAG GACGGACGTAGCTGGTGTGGTTGAGCGAGTGAAAGAGTTATTCAAAGGCCATAACAACTTGCTTAAGGGATTTAATTTCTTTTTGCCAATGGGATATGAAATTACCGTCGACAAAGACGAGCCTCCTCCGGAAGCGATGGCTGGATTTCCTGAAACATTGGATTTTATAAGGGTAGTAAAG GAACGTGATGAGCGTCTTTACAGACCATTTATGGATGTAATATTTAG GTTGACGCTCTTTTATCGAAGGATTATCCAGATCTGTTTGTGGAGTTCATAA
- the LOC107894863 gene encoding paired amphipathic helix protein Sin3-like 2: protein MMNWKTAQSNGQNQMPGSGEMSRKVTKKDAETYLKQVKEMFKDQKDKYNMLLHVMRDFSIQRTDVIGVVERVKEIFKGHNNLIQGFNIFLPKRYKITVDEDRPSPRMIAAHSEAIYFVNKIHKRDKNVYTSFLDVLNKYRTGHTDIINVLTKVASLFEDHPDLLEEFISFLPG, encoded by the exons A TGATGAACTGGAAAACGGCTCAATC CAATGGGCAAAACCAAATGCCTGGTAGTGGAGAAATGTCACGTAAAGTGACTAAAAAGGATGCCGAAACATATCTGAAACAAGTCAAGGAGATGTTTAAGGATCAAAAAGACAAGTACAACATGCTCCTTCATGTCATGAGAGATTTCAGTATTCAAAG GACTGACGTAATTGGTGTGGTTGAGCGAGTGAAAGAGATATTCAAAGGCCATAACAACTTGATTCAAGGATTTAATATTTTTCTGCCAAAGAGATATAAAATTACAGTCGACGAGGACAGGCCTTCTCCGAGAATGATTGCTGCACATAGTGAAGCAATCTATTTTGTAAACAAAATACAT AAACGTGATAAGAATGTTTATACATCATTTCTGGATGTATTGAATAAGTACCGGACGGGGCACACGGACATAATTAATGTCCTTACCAAG GTTGCTTCTCTTTTTGAGGACCATCCAGATCTGCTTGAGGAGTTCATAAGTTTTTTACCAGGGTAG